A single region of the Candidatus Marinarcus aquaticus genome encodes:
- a CDS encoding sensor domain-containing diguanylate cyclase — protein sequence MFSFINNFYKLKQMFLFVLLFIYALFLVALVTNNMVSAEGAFLIVVLFIITYMFFVNFFALFSKNIDKHTKSVQQTLLENIPKGIMLTSKDGTIEYVNKYFETITLYKKEEVLGQKVNILKSGHHPQKFYEKLWNKIQSEGYFNGEIVNRKKDGQIYHQRVSITAVFEEDKISSYIAIFSDISHEKEILQKLKNQKESLKKQAQMDYLTNIYNRSKFDDILEYECKKFERYKENFCLLFIDVDHFKRINDTYGHDVGDSVLVELSSVISQNIRSSDTFARWGGEEFVLLLSQTTLTQSKRIANKLRKQVEFFEFETVGNITVSMGLVEYNRSYTIDEFIKKADNALYKAKKNGRNRVEID from the coding sequence ATGTTCAGTTTTATAAACAACTTTTACAAACTTAAGCAGATGTTTTTGTTTGTATTATTGTTTATATACGCACTTTTCTTAGTTGCCCTTGTTACAAATAATATGGTCAGTGCTGAAGGAGCATTTTTAATTGTTGTATTGTTTATCATCACGTATATGTTTTTTGTCAATTTTTTTGCACTGTTTTCAAAAAATATTGATAAACATACCAAAAGCGTACAACAAACCCTTTTAGAAAATATTCCCAAAGGTATCATGCTTACAAGTAAAGATGGCACCATTGAATATGTCAATAAGTATTTTGAAACCATTACTTTATATAAAAAAGAGGAAGTATTGGGCCAAAAAGTAAATATACTTAAATCGGGACACCATCCACAAAAATTCTATGAGAAGTTATGGAATAAAATACAAAGCGAAGGCTACTTCAACGGTGAAATTGTGAACCGCAAAAAAGATGGTCAAATATATCATCAAAGAGTATCTATAACGGCCGTATTTGAAGAAGACAAAATCAGTTCATACATTGCTATTTTCAGTGACATCAGCCATGAAAAAGAGATTTTACAAAAACTTAAAAACCAAAAAGAGTCACTCAAAAAACAAGCGCAAATGGACTATTTAACCAATATTTATAATCGAAGTAAATTTGATGATATTTTGGAGTATGAGTGTAAAAAATTTGAACGTTATAAAGAGAACTTTTGTTTACTCTTTATTGATGTTGACCACTTTAAACGCATCAATGATACCTATGGTCATGATGTTGGGGATTCTGTTTTAGTGGAGTTATCCAGTGTGATTTCACAAAACATTCGCAGCAGTGATACTTTTGCCAGATGGGGTGGAGAAGAGTTTGTGCTTCTGCTTTCTCAAACCACACTCACACAAAGCAAACGTATTGCCAATAAACTTCGAAAACAAGTCGAGTTTTTTGAATTTGAGACCGTAGGCAACATCACAGTAAGTATGGGTTTAGTTGAATACAACCGTTCATACACGATTGATGAATTTATAAAAAAAGCAGACAATGCACTGTATAAAGCAAAGAAAAATGGAAGAAACAGGGTGGAAATAGATTGA
- a CDS encoding DedA family protein: MEELIREWGYIILFLYSFGGGFLALAVAGVLSYAGDLNIFISILVAGSSNFLGDQFLFLLARNNKSYAKDMMKKYGRKVALAHLMMRRYGSYVIVVQKYIYGIKTLIPLAMGLTKYDAKKFMLFNILATILWSVVVGYASYFMGNIILSHAEEYKYYGVGVVFLIILAVSIYLKRI; the protein is encoded by the coding sequence GTGGAAGAGTTAATACGAGAGTGGGGATATATCATCCTTTTTTTATACTCATTTGGTGGTGGTTTTTTAGCCTTAGCAGTGGCAGGAGTATTGTCATATGCAGGTGATTTAAATATCTTCATCTCGATTTTAGTGGCTGGAAGTTCAAACTTTTTAGGAGATCAATTTCTCTTTTTATTGGCACGAAACAATAAATCCTATGCCAAAGATATGATGAAAAAGTATGGACGTAAAGTCGCTTTAGCACATTTGATGATGCGACGATATGGCTCATACGTAATTGTGGTTCAAAAGTATATTTATGGAATTAAAACACTCATCCCTCTAGCCATGGGATTAACAAAATATGATGCTAAAAAATTTATGCTGTTCAATATTTTAGCAACGATTCTTTGGTCCGTGGTAGTGGGATATGCCAGTTATTTTATGGGAAACATTATTTTATCTCATGCAGAAGAGTATAAGTATTATGGAGTAGGGGTTGTCTTTTTAATTATCTTAGCAGTCTCGATTTATCTCAAACGAATATAA
- a CDS encoding HD domain-containing protein — protein sequence MLNRLQFITQNALAYFSYPSITTKRFIHSLGTMHLSSYMLENALLNASNVAKNSFLKELKKVIKNIIKEDNLNIPLDGGISYFDNKELYQFTIPTKSKSQREVYNIVLQALRLAGLLHDVGHLPFSHQVEYALKKVYNTLESTSDLKLSDVQMEFKHIYEKTTQNSMLVLHEAIGKELIDILFETELPQIIKAKQKEYLKLIHRVCIMILEEQVYEGFDFKVLHQIISSTVDADRLDYINRDMLASGYIGGANDHIRITKQTVLVKDEAGYHLSFLDMGLIDIEHMLEMRFNLYKKVIFNYGIAKTDALLENVVLYLSQKYFSNHKKSRNVTDSISMLWKFLEEKNKDKKLDVVSLLDENWLISLFKKEYFSIKNKKHLNNEEKKYLVCFEEVLFGKRFFKATWKNLNEFYNTLGFTTIERYKFRESFGYISEHNLKRLQKRLDEFTKKYESQNQDTFFAYQVVSFSLGIEKEFSLYDGKSLILIDEISTVRKRLKQSMLNTVPFYIYSNNNLNEEMKEELKSILFEIFS from the coding sequence GTGTTAAATAGGCTTCAATTCATTACCCAAAATGCATTGGCCTATTTCTCTTATCCTTCTATTACTACAAAGCGTTTTATTCACTCACTTGGAACGATGCATTTAAGCTCATACATGCTTGAAAATGCCCTTTTAAATGCTTCAAATGTGGCCAAAAACTCTTTTTTGAAAGAGTTAAAAAAAGTGATAAAAAACATCATCAAAGAGGATAATCTCAACATCCCTTTGGATGGAGGTATCTCATACTTTGACAACAAAGAGTTATATCAATTCACCATTCCTACAAAATCGAAAAGTCAACGAGAAGTCTATAATATCGTACTTCAAGCACTTCGTTTGGCTGGACTGTTGCATGATGTAGGGCATCTGCCTTTTTCACACCAAGTTGAGTATGCTCTTAAAAAAGTCTACAACACTTTAGAGAGTACGAGTGATTTAAAACTCTCAGATGTGCAAATGGAGTTTAAACACATTTATGAGAAAACCACACAAAACAGTATGTTGGTACTTCATGAAGCCATCGGTAAAGAGCTTATTGATATTCTGTTTGAAACAGAGTTGCCTCAAATCATAAAAGCCAAACAAAAAGAGTATTTAAAGCTGATTCACCGCGTGTGTATCATGATTTTGGAAGAACAAGTTTATGAGGGATTTGACTTTAAAGTACTGCACCAAATCATCAGTTCTACAGTAGATGCAGACAGATTGGATTATATCAACCGAGATATGCTCGCTTCTGGTTACATTGGTGGAGCCAATGATCATATACGTATCACCAAACAAACCGTACTTGTAAAAGATGAAGCAGGATACCACTTAAGCTTTTTAGACATGGGACTTATTGACATTGAACACATGCTTGAAATGCGATTTAATCTTTATAAAAAAGTCATCTTTAACTACGGTATTGCCAAAACCGATGCACTTTTAGAAAATGTGGTGCTTTATCTTTCTCAAAAATACTTCTCTAACCATAAAAAAAGCAGAAATGTAACCGACTCTATTAGTATGCTTTGGAAATTTTTAGAAGAGAAAAACAAAGATAAGAAACTTGATGTGGTGAGTTTATTGGATGAAAACTGGTTAATCTCTTTGTTTAAAAAAGAGTACTTCAGTATTAAAAATAAAAAACACCTCAATAATGAAGAGAAGAAATATTTGGTCTGTTTTGAAGAGGTTTTGTTTGGAAAACGTTTTTTTAAAGCGACATGGAAAAACCTCAATGAATTTTACAACACCTTAGGATTTACAACCATTGAACGCTATAAATTCAGAGAGAGTTTTGGATACATCTCAGAACACAATTTAAAACGGCTTCAAAAAAGGCTCGATGAATTTACGAAAAAGTATGAATCACAAAATCAAGACACCTTTTTTGCCTATCAAGTGGTCTCTTTTAGTTTGGGAATTGAAAAAGAGTTTTCTTTGTATGATGGAAAAAGTTTGATTTTAATTGATGAGATCTCAACGGTGAGAAAACGGTTAAAACAATCGATGTTAAATACCGTGCCTTTTTATATTTACAGTAACAATAATCTCAATGAGGAAATGAAAGAGGAGCTAAAATCCATCCTCTTTGAGATATTCAGTTAA
- the aat gene encoding leucyl/phenylalanyl-tRNA--protein transferase: protein MELLDPEHKIYLLNNDNFDFPTLEMMNDDLVAIGGDFHPQRVINAYENGIFPWFIDDYNYIHWFCPKKRMVLYPEQMKVSKSLQRVINNKGYVVKSNERFEEVIRSCANIKRKHEAETWISEEFIIAYTQLFELGFAFSIECYLEDELVGGLYGLLIGNVFCGESMFAKERDASKVALYYLCQQAKQNGIKLIDCQVYNEHLASLGAKEIPREDYIKLLKQL from the coding sequence ATGGAACTACTTGACCCTGAACATAAAATATACTTACTCAATAACGATAATTTTGATTTCCCTACTTTAGAGATGATGAACGATGACTTGGTTGCTATTGGTGGTGATTTTCATCCTCAAAGAGTTATCAATGCCTATGAAAATGGAATCTTCCCTTGGTTTATAGATGACTACAACTACATTCATTGGTTCTGTCCTAAAAAACGTATGGTCTTATATCCTGAGCAAATGAAAGTTTCCAAGAGCTTACAAAGGGTTATCAACAATAAAGGCTACGTTGTAAAGTCTAATGAACGCTTTGAAGAGGTGATTCGTTCTTGTGCTAACATCAAAAGAAAACATGAAGCTGAAACGTGGATAAGTGAAGAGTTTATTATTGCCTACACACAACTCTTTGAATTAGGCTTTGCATTTTCCATTGAGTGTTATTTGGAAGATGAATTAGTTGGTGGATTATACGGATTGCTTATAGGCAATGTTTTTTGTGGTGAGAGCATGTTTGCCAAAGAGCGAGACGCTTCCAAAGTGGCTTTATACTATTTGTGTCAACAAGCCAAACAAAATGGCATCAAACTCATTGATTGCCAAGTCTATAATGAACATTTAGCTTCACTTGGAGCCAAAGAGATTCCAAGAGAAGACTATATTAAATTGTTAAAGCAGTTGTAG
- a CDS encoding universal stress protein: MNNENILVALDASQTSIDVLKRAVQLSKIKKYKLTLLHVVNQSMFENFFPQMQKENITQSIYHRLASMLEEANASELEYSIEIKEGNTAETILEMASNINACLIVLGANSKDDFTDKQLGSTAYKVAKKSVCPILFIKNFCDKPYEQILGFTDLTDTSRKTMQFSKAFFDFAKIKLVHAYKQLTDFAITFYNANHDKETARKQVKEQAQKVFETFRNEVDIEAYELLESFYNINDVLLEISKKENAKLVILSSQGIGGVSSVLNGSVSVYLLETLESDVFFHIA, from the coding sequence ATGAATAATGAAAATATACTCGTAGCTTTAGATGCTTCACAAACCAGTATTGACGTACTTAAGCGTGCTGTTCAATTATCAAAAATCAAAAAATATAAATTGACACTGCTTCATGTGGTCAATCAGTCCATGTTTGAAAATTTTTTTCCACAAATGCAAAAAGAGAATATAACACAATCAATTTATCACAGACTCGCTTCGATGTTAGAGGAGGCAAATGCAAGTGAACTTGAATATTCAATTGAAATTAAAGAAGGCAACACCGCAGAAACAATTCTTGAAATGGCATCAAACATCAACGCATGCTTGATTGTTTTAGGGGCGAACTCAAAAGATGATTTCACAGATAAACAATTGGGTTCAACGGCATATAAAGTTGCTAAAAAAAGTGTTTGTCCTATACTGTTTATAAAAAACTTTTGTGATAAACCGTATGAACAGATTTTAGGTTTTACTGACTTAACCGATACATCGAGAAAAACAATGCAGTTTTCAAAAGCTTTCTTTGATTTTGCAAAGATTAAATTGGTGCATGCGTATAAACAACTGACCGATTTTGCAATCACGTTTTACAATGCCAATCACGATAAAGAGACAGCACGAAAACAGGTCAAAGAACAAGCACAAAAAGTTTTTGAAACGTTTAGAAATGAGGTAGACATTGAGGCATATGAACTGCTGGAATCATTTTATAATATCAATGACGTGTTACTTGAAATCTCTAAAAAAGAGAATGCCAAGTTAGTGATTTTAAGCTCACAGGGTATTGGTGGTGTCTCATCGGTACTTAATGGCTCTGTTTCTGTTTATTTACTGGAAACACTTGAAAGTGACGTTTTCTTCCACATCGCTTAA
- a CDS encoding DUF3817 domain-containing protein, with the protein MLETLNRFRLISFLEGVSFIILLFIAMPLKYFADFPQAVKVVGMGHGILFILFMIFLFESMRKHDWNMNFSGQLFIASLLPFGTFFMDKKLKAYQRA; encoded by the coding sequence ATGTTAGAAACACTGAATCGATTCAGATTGATCTCTTTTTTAGAGGGAGTTTCCTTTATTATCCTTCTTTTTATTGCAATGCCACTTAAATATTTTGCAGATTTCCCACAGGCGGTTAAAGTCGTTGGAATGGGACATGGAATACTTTTTATACTCTTTATGATTTTTCTATTTGAGTCAATGAGAAAACACGATTGGAATATGAACTTTAGCGGACAACTTTTTATTGCTTCACTGCTTCCATTTGGAACATTTTTTATGGATAAAAAGTTAAAAGCGTATCAACGAGCATAA
- a CDS encoding PhoH family protein has translation MKEKVYVVDTNIILQNLQNLYRVSDNKSNTIVIPETVLIELEDKKKLTNEIGYHSREFARLLAKMKIKEVDHKESFKVVKLYNDELSVHIISKDKYESEIEQAHLSESNDKRIIEVASIAQLYYKGIQIVFLSIDIYARTFAQFKGIKAETLHDDKSTVPKFQFIKPFELDSSEFNALDGKDIKQIDGDYEFENFSYSFQSNDGNSTYGIIANERLDILKEDDFKALIVKPVNLKQKLFMKALLSNSYELLVIDAKAGSGKTLLSIVSGMRLIDKGFYDKIVYVRNSIESLDQGAEIGFLSGNDEKFRIYNMALQDTLEFIAKKHLKKSENRENKESIQSKIAELTDKYCIETLWPGEARGRTLSSAIVIMDEWQNSSEKTTQLILSRLDESCKAIVIGSNRQIDNMYLNKYNNGLTSLLKQTNNKHPELNMFAIELDKAVRGKFAEFTERIFEKRKK, from the coding sequence ATGAAAGAAAAAGTTTATGTCGTAGATACGAATATCATTTTACAAAATCTACAAAACCTCTACCGAGTCTCTGACAATAAATCAAACACCATCGTCATTCCTGAAACCGTATTAATTGAACTTGAAGACAAGAAGAAATTAACCAACGAGATTGGGTACCACTCCAGAGAGTTTGCAAGACTCCTTGCTAAAATGAAAATTAAAGAAGTTGACCATAAAGAGTCATTCAAAGTCGTTAAACTCTATAACGATGAGTTGAGTGTTCATATTATCTCTAAAGACAAATATGAATCTGAAATTGAACAAGCACACTTAAGTGAAAGCAATGACAAACGTATCATTGAAGTTGCCAGTATTGCACAGCTTTATTACAAGGGTATTCAAATTGTCTTTTTATCCATTGACATTTATGCACGTACATTTGCACAATTTAAAGGGATTAAAGCTGAAACCCTGCACGATGATAAATCGACCGTGCCTAAATTTCAGTTTATTAAACCTTTTGAATTGGATTCAAGTGAGTTTAACGCTTTAGATGGAAAAGACATCAAACAAATCGATGGCGATTATGAATTTGAAAACTTCTCGTACTCTTTTCAAAGCAATGATGGAAACTCCACGTATGGAATCATTGCTAATGAACGTTTGGATATTCTAAAAGAGGATGACTTTAAAGCACTTATTGTTAAACCTGTTAACTTAAAACAAAAACTCTTTATGAAAGCACTATTATCAAACAGTTATGAACTGTTGGTCATTGATGCCAAAGCGGGTTCAGGTAAAACCCTACTCTCAATTGTTTCAGGCATGAGATTGATTGATAAAGGGTTTTATGACAAGATTGTTTATGTACGAAATTCGATTGAATCACTCGACCAAGGTGCAGAAATAGGTTTCTTATCGGGTAATGATGAGAAGTTTCGTATTTACAACATGGCACTGCAAGACACTTTGGAGTTTATTGCAAAGAAACATCTTAAAAAGAGTGAAAACAGAGAGAACAAAGAGTCCATCCAATCAAAAATTGCAGAACTGACAGACAAATACTGTATTGAAACACTTTGGCCAGGGGAAGCCAGAGGACGAACACTCAGTTCAGCGATTGTCATCATGGATGAGTGGCAAAACAGCAGTGAAAAAACCACCCAACTTATCCTTTCTCGTTTAGATGAGTCGTGTAAAGCGATTGTCATTGGGTCCAACCGACAAATTGACAACATGTATTTAAACAAATACAACAATGGGTTAACCTCACTGTTAAAACAAACCAACAACAAACATCCCGAACTGAACATGTTTGCCATCGAATTGGACAAAGCTGTTCGAGGTAAATTTGCTGAGTTTACAGAACGAATTTTTGAGAAAAGGAAAAAATAA
- a CDS encoding DUF4197 domain-containing protein, giving the protein MKAHRILLSTLILASAVFASWQDMAKGVIDSLGSSKSSTTTSNSTQDDSMVSKALKAALDQGVNSATAQLSKEKGFLNSSVKIPLPSALQTLENTIRKAGGGQYADELIHSMNSAASKSVPKTVDIFKTAITNMSIEDATTILNGSNTATTDYFQSKTQSSLTKAIAPIVQESMKSSQVATYYKAFNDFYQTQGKELVKNSSIQGFAKSFGVDSYLPGNSQESLEEYITAKTIEGLFSYIAKEESAIRTNPQKRTTELLKEVFGK; this is encoded by the coding sequence ATGAAAGCACACAGAATTCTTCTTTCAACATTGATTCTTGCCTCTGCAGTTTTTGCTTCTTGGCAAGATATGGCAAAAGGTGTCATAGACTCACTGGGGTCTTCAAAAAGTAGCACTACAACTTCAAACAGTACGCAAGATGATTCAATGGTCTCTAAAGCACTTAAAGCTGCACTTGATCAAGGAGTAAACAGTGCAACCGCACAATTATCTAAAGAGAAGGGTTTTTTAAACAGCTCTGTTAAAATTCCTCTTCCTTCTGCCTTGCAAACACTCGAAAATACGATTCGAAAAGCGGGTGGCGGTCAATATGCGGATGAACTCATACACTCAATGAACAGTGCAGCAAGTAAATCTGTACCAAAAACGGTAGATATTTTTAAAACGGCCATTACCAATATGAGCATTGAAGATGCCACCACAATATTAAATGGTTCAAACACTGCAACCACAGATTACTTTCAAAGTAAGACTCAAAGCAGTCTGACCAAAGCGATTGCTCCAATTGTCCAAGAGAGCATGAAAAGCAGTCAAGTTGCCACATACTATAAAGCGTTTAATGACTTCTATCAAACTCAAGGAAAAGAGCTTGTGAAAAACTCAAGCATTCAAGGTTTTGCAAAAAGCTTTGGTGTGGATTCATATTTGCCTGGAAATTCTCAAGAGAGTTTAGAAGAATACATTACCGCTAAAACAATAGAGGGACTGTTCAGCTACATTGCAAAAGAAGAGAGTGCCATTCGCACCAACCCTCAAAAAAGAACCACAGAATTACTCAAAGAGGTGTTTGGGAAGTAG
- a CDS encoding peptidylprolyl isomerase: protein MATATARHLLVDSEELCNELKQRIQNGEDFAAIAQEYSQCPSGQAGGDLGKFSQGQMVPEFDKVVFNEALNEVHGPVRTNFGYHLLEITSRED, encoded by the coding sequence ATGGCAACAGCAACAGCACGACACCTACTTGTAGACTCCGAAGAGTTATGTAATGAATTAAAACAACGCATTCAAAATGGAGAAGATTTTGCCGCAATCGCACAAGAGTATTCTCAATGCCCTTCAGGACAAGCAGGTGGAGATTTAGGGAAGTTTTCACAAGGTCAAATGGTACCTGAGTTTGACAAAGTGGTTTTTAATGAAGCTTTAAATGAAGTTCATGGACCAGTAAGAACAAATTTTGGTTACCACCTATTAGAAATCACTTCTAGAGAGGATTAA
- a CDS encoding EAL domain-containing protein, protein MKLEHILNKYDIKIYFQPIISTVNKKIIGYEALTRGFKQDLVISPVHLFEEVKTHHLTFEFDKYVRTLAIKKFVPYYEQNPDVLLFLNFESSLIDEELNFDDFDFYNICKIEKIPPSNIVLEIREDKIENSKKLKNFTTFYKNRGFNIALDDFGMGGSTFDRLSLVKPDIVKVDRSIIHNIHYNFIHSEVLKAISKMCNKIGAIVLAEGVEQDDEILKCLKTDISIYQGFYFSTPQDKIEKEYDNIAQRISDISVLNLKMIKEHKEKKEALLYHTNNYSNYVIEKIKTMNLEDFSCNKIQEFLNQELKLEAMYLIDYHSARQIGETIISGETKKFFQPAQHGDSHYLKEYYYITKTSKDQTFISQKYISHATGNMCRTFAKCFCHDDKDYILCLDILV, encoded by the coding sequence ATGAAATTAGAACATATATTAAACAAATACGACATTAAAATCTATTTTCAACCCATTATCTCTACAGTGAATAAAAAAATCATAGGATACGAAGCATTAACAAGAGGCTTTAAGCAAGATTTGGTGATTTCTCCGGTGCATTTGTTTGAAGAGGTCAAAACACACCATCTTACATTTGAGTTTGATAAATATGTACGCACATTGGCCATCAAAAAATTTGTACCTTATTATGAACAAAACCCTGATGTACTTCTGTTTTTAAACTTCGAGTCTTCACTTATAGATGAGGAACTCAACTTTGATGACTTTGACTTTTACAATATATGCAAAATTGAGAAAATACCACCCAGCAATATTGTCTTAGAGATTCGAGAAGATAAAATTGAAAACTCTAAAAAACTTAAAAACTTCACCACCTTTTATAAAAACAGAGGTTTTAATATTGCCTTAGATGACTTTGGTATGGGAGGTTCTACGTTTGATAGACTCTCATTGGTTAAACCCGATATTGTAAAAGTGGATCGTTCTATCATACACAACATTCATTACAACTTTATTCACTCTGAAGTGCTCAAAGCCATCAGTAAAATGTGTAATAAAATAGGTGCCATTGTTTTAGCCGAAGGCGTTGAACAAGATGATGAGATATTAAAATGCCTCAAAACAGACATCTCTATATATCAAGGGTTTTATTTCTCTACGCCGCAAGATAAAATAGAGAAGGAATACGACAACATCGCTCAAAGAATTTCTGATATTTCTGTATTGAATCTCAAAATGATCAAAGAGCACAAAGAGAAAAAAGAGGCATTGTTATACCACACCAATAACTACTCCAACTATGTCATTGAGAAAATTAAGACGATGAATCTTGAAGATTTTTCATGCAATAAAATTCAAGAATTTTTAAATCAAGAGCTCAAACTCGAAGCGATGTATCTCATTGATTATCATTCTGCTCGGCAAATTGGAGAGACCATCATCTCAGGAGAAACAAAAAAATTCTTTCAACCTGCACAACACGGGGACAGTCACTATTTAAAAGAGTACTATTATATTACCAAAACATCCAAGGACCAGACCTTTATCAGTCAAAAGTATATCTCACATGCCACAGGGAATATGTGCCGTACTTTTGCAAAGTGTTTTTGCCATGATGACAAAGATTATATTTTATGTTTAGACATTTTAGTCTGA
- the dbpA gene encoding ATP-dependent RNA helicase DbpA has protein sequence MTFNQLNLEKELISNLNSLALTHLTPIQERSLPKALQGEDIVAKAKTGSGKTIAFSLPIIHTLNVKEFRIQSLVLAPTRELANQIANEIRKCSRHIHNVKVLTLCGGVPFKPQVASLYHGAHIVVGTPGRILKHIQEKNLDLNHIKQFVLDEADKMLDMGFYEDIEKVIEALPIKRQTMLFSATYEENIQALANEVMHNPSFIEVEEEEKPFIQQYFYEVNEHQKTAFIPALIQNHEAQSTLIFCNTKVQCDEVADELYNMGLDVLTLHSDLEQKERDETITLFAHKSYPILIATDVASRGLHIDDIDLVINYDLARDEKVHTHRIGRTARAGKGGLSISLFCENEVSYAQELSEFFDHTVKESIENISNEKDFIIDAPFRTLFINGGKKQKLRKGDILGALTAGVGLKKEQIGQIDSFDFCSYVAVKKEVIKEALEGLSNNKIKGKYFRVFEK, from the coding sequence TTGACATTTAATCAGCTAAATTTAGAAAAAGAATTAATAAGTAACTTGAACTCATTGGCTCTTACACATTTAACCCCTATTCAAGAACGTTCTTTGCCAAAAGCATTGCAGGGTGAAGATATTGTGGCAAAAGCCAAAACAGGTTCAGGGAAAACCATTGCATTTTCACTGCCCATTATACATACGTTAAATGTTAAAGAGTTTCGCATTCAATCACTTGTATTAGCACCCACACGAGAGTTGGCGAATCAAATTGCCAATGAGATACGAAAATGTTCTCGACACATTCACAATGTTAAAGTATTGACTTTGTGTGGGGGCGTACCTTTTAAACCACAAGTGGCATCTTTGTATCATGGTGCTCATATTGTTGTAGGAACACCTGGAAGAATTTTAAAACATATTCAAGAAAAAAATCTTGATTTGAATCATATTAAACAATTTGTTTTAGATGAAGCCGATAAAATGTTGGACATGGGTTTTTATGAAGATATTGAAAAAGTGATTGAAGCGCTTCCAATAAAACGACAAACGATGCTCTTTTCTGCAACGTATGAAGAGAACATTCAAGCTTTAGCAAATGAAGTGATGCACAACCCTTCATTTATTGAAGTGGAAGAAGAGGAAAAACCTTTTATTCAACAATACTTTTATGAAGTGAACGAACATCAAAAAACAGCGTTTATTCCTGCACTCATACAAAACCATGAAGCCCAAAGTACGTTGATATTTTGTAACACCAAAGTACAATGTGATGAAGTGGCCGATGAGTTGTACAATATGGGCTTAGATGTCTTAACACTGCACTCGGATTTGGAGCAAAAAGAGAGAGATGAGACCATCACTCTTTTTGCTCATAAATCCTATCCGATCTTAATTGCAACGGATGTCGCTTCACGAGGCTTGCATATTGATGACATTGATTTGGTGATTAATTACGATTTAGCACGAGATGAAAAGGTGCACACCCATCGCATTGGAAGAACAGCACGAGCTGGAAAGGGTGGACTCTCCATCTCTTTATTTTGTGAAAATGAAGTCTCATATGCACAAGAGTTAAGTGAATTTTTTGATCATACTGTAAAAGAGAGTATTGAGAACATCTCCAATGAGAAAGATTTTATCATTGATGCGCCTTTTAGAACACTTTTTATTAATGGTGGAAAAAAACAAAAACTCAGAAAAGGGGATATTTTAGGTGCGTTAACGGCCGGAGTTGGTTTGAAAAAAGAGCAAATCGGTCAAATAGACTCTTTTGATTTTTGCTCTTATGTAGCGGTAAAAAAAGAGGTGATAAAAGAGGCACTTGAAGGTTTATCCAATAACAAAATTAAAGGGAAATATTTCAGAGTGTTTGAGAAGTAG